Part of the Porites lutea chromosome 14, jaPorLute2.1, whole genome shotgun sequence genome, ACAACTAACTTAACTTCCACAAATCGCACAACTCCAACAACTCTTAAGGTGacgttacacgggacgattcgcaacgatgatttttagcgcaacacagagttacaatgctggaacaatgttgtaaccattcgaaacaatgtcgcaacaatgccgcaacgctgtgttgcgctaaaaatcatctttgcgaatcgtctcgtgtaataTCACCTTTACAACCAGCTCAATTGTCACACGACCACAGCTTTCTCAACCAGCACATTTATCTTTGCCTTACCCCTCCCCTccaccacacacacacacacacaggtttttttgttttgttttgtttttttttttctctgtcttctTCCGCACTTTTCACTTTTGTAGTCCAGTTAAATTGTGGTTTATCaccaaaaaaattgcaacaCCGCTTctgccgcctggttagctcaagTGGATTAACGctggtctgccgagcgggaggcCGCTGGTTCAAACCGTGGCGGGGCCAAAAGTTAGGGTcgttaaataactgagaagattCTTAGGAGACAGTGCTGCCTTTGCAAAGACATCTGTGTAATGATCAGCGGTATTTTATAATACTCATGCGTGCATATTGAATTAGATGTTGGAGAATTGGCCATGTTGAAGAACCAGAGAAGTTGTTAATTAAACTGTGTTAATCCTGCTCCATCGTGGTCTCTAGTAAAGATTTTTACTTGGCGTCAGAAGTGAAGAAGGAAAAGTAAATTCTCTAATCTGAAATGTCATACATTTCTACCCCCTAACCCGTGGGGGGACCCACGGGTTAGGGGGTGAAGACGTGTAACATTTCAGACTATAAATTCTCTTAACGCAGAGTGAAGACAGAGCCCAAAGTCCGACTATATCAAAAGCTGCTACCGGGAATAGCACATGTCCCAAGAAACCGTCAATACAGTGTGGGTGAAGGAGGAGGTCTCCACGAACTAGAAGGAGAAAACGTTCctgaagaaaacgaaaatacaccGGCAGCAGACGGAGATACACCTCAAGCACATAACGAAAATTTAACGCGAGGAAACACCGCAAATACGCCTCAGTACGATCTTGCTACTGTATATGAAATAGCGCTACATTAAGGCCTCCCTACCCCGGAACCACTCGATTTAAGAGGTGGAATCCGAACGTTTCAGTAAACTGGAGAAAGTTCAAACAAAAGTACACAAATTGTGAAATTTCAACTGGTATAAATACGAAGGAAAGTGCCACCAGAGTAGTTAGGCTACTTTGGGAACGATCACTGAACGATGCCGTCGATGTTTTTAACACTCTGCGTGACTCAGCTGTGACTCTGACATGGGATGCAGAAGGTGATTACAAAAAGATAGACAAAGTCTTAGAGAAATTTGAGGAACACCGTCAACCGAGGAAAAACATTAATTACAGGAGATACAAGTTCTTTTCTAGAGCCCAAGAAAGTGATGAAATTATTGATCAATATGTTACCGTGCTGAGGAAGATAAGTGAAACATGTGAATTCGTCACCTTGAAAAACTCGCTTATCAAAAACAGAATTTTGCTTGGTATCAATGACGCTACGGACAAGAGAGAGATTGCTCAGGATTTCAGACCTCGCCCTGGAAAAGGCTATAGACGTAGTTCGATCTGCAGAGGTAACAGAAAGACAATTAAAGGACATGACAAGGTCGACAAGCCACTCATCTGTACATGGAACATGATGGAATTAGAATGGAGAAGAAAAACACCCTTCACTCAAAAGAATACCCTCAGCCAATGAAGATAGACCCTCTTCAAGCAAGGTATTTAATTGTAGACATTTTGGAATAAGACGTGCTTTACGAGAAAAGGCCGGTGTATGGCAAGACATACCGCAATTGTAAGCATCCGTGTCAAGAGCATGTGCCGGTCAGTGAAAAAACGTCCACGGGCTAACGGCAGGCGGAAGACGAAGAGTGCAATTGCGAGTCCCCATTGTTTGAAGGATCAGTCAATTCAGAAGTCAAAATTCAGAAAGACGATTGCTATGTGACTTTATCAGTACAAGGACAGCTCATGCGACTAAAAGTGGACACTGGTTCATAAGTTAATAAAATGCCACTAAAGGAACTCAAGAAGATTCAAGGGAATGCCCCCCTCCCCAGCTACTCAGAAGATAATCTCACAGTATTAGGAACTGTAAAATTGCCTGTGAAATCCAAGTCAAATGTTGACCAAGAGCTCACATTCCATGTAGTGGAAACAAATCAATCAGGATTGGGTTTTCGATCCTCACAAAACTCGGGCCTAATGTAAAGGTACCATGATGGCAAAGAAAGAGAAGGGAGAAATTAACCTGGTACACCTGATGGCAGTGACAaaattacatgtacaaaaaCATCTCAAGAATTCCCTTATGTCCAGGATTGAACTCTGCTacgaaatttacaaaattaacgATTTTTCGCGAAGAGCTTGCGAAAAGCGGCGCTGCggattttaaagttttacgggCAATtgcaaaatttacaaatttcacGATTTTTCGTCAGAGTCTTCTGCGATTTTAACAACTTGTtcccagcctcctcctcaggcgcttcgtgtTTCGCATggtagaggcgagcgcgaaacgcgagtgactggtgatgaaccgtaagggaccatgggaagggtataGACGGCAGGCGGAGCGCTGTCtcgcccgttgtctccttcccgccttcctttgcgcgcacatttttatcgagagagagagagagaagtcTGGGTACCAGCCAGACTTGATCCCCTTTGTTATGTAAGTAACAACACATCCTCAAAGCGTTGCTGCGAATATTACAGTTACAATCTGCAAAGGGTTAgaatttctagtcttctcggattcTAATTCTAATTCTAATCGTTAATGTGCAAAGGGTATATCCCATCACGGCAGCAAAAGGATAAGGACGATAGGCGTCACACTCCCTTTGCACATACAATTCTGTTGGACTAGGGGATCGAATGTCAGTAAATAAGCACAATTTCTCAACCAATGATCAACtcttataaataaaaattatgtcGGCTAAGTGGAGAAAGCTACGTTTACAGCAAAAGGATCATAGCAATTTTTACTCTTTTGCAATCAATTATTTTGATGCAGAGCCATAACGGAGGAAtgatttttttgaaagtctataaGATAATACCGTTTATGGCtcctttatcgcgcttattccagcTGGTTCAGTtggtcaaatgttggcaatttttctggagttgaatgcTAAAAGACTTCATCAAaatccaggaaaaaaaaagaaagtcgacttgtgttcacgtccttcacacaacgtgaaattaggtactttcacgtggtagtcgtgcacgtgcagcgacggcaaagaaatgcacaaaaaagagTGATGTACGTGCAAGGTTGTTGTTTCAGTAATCTAAATCCAGTGCTTTTCTCGTCGTTCTCGTTGCGGTCGCGGTTGTCGCTCATCCCCTTCTCCACGAGAACAAAAGATTCGTTCCCAAGATACATTTCGTGATGCGGTCGagtttccaatatggcggcagTGTTGAACATGAACATGATCAACTGTTTTAAGTGAAAATTATGGCGACTGTGTGGAGAAAGCTACTTTTCAACAAACCAGGAGTACGTTTAGACCTCACCTTACAAAGTGGACAGTCATTCAGATGGAAAGAAACAGCACCTGGCGAGTGGACCAGTGTTATCTGCGGCTTCGTTTGGATTCTAAAACAGTTAGAACAAGGTGAAATTTTGTACCGTGTTTATAAGTCGTCAAATGGACCACACTCATCACGCGGAAAACGGGTCTTAGAAGAAGTTCAGATCTCTTCGGAAAGTGAAAAGGATAAGGGATCGAAAATTTACGAGTCTATTTTGAGAGATTACTTTCAAGTGGACGACGTAGATGTAGAGATCCTTTTTGACCAGTGGAAAACAAGTGACCCACACTTTGCTAAAGTTTCAGACGAATTCCGAGGCGTCAGAGTTCTACGACAAGATCCAGtggaaaatttattttctttcatttgctcATCAAACAACAATATCCCACGGATAAGTGGAATGGTTGAAAAACTGTGCCAGGCATATGGCC contains:
- the LOC140924615 gene encoding N-glycosylase/DNA lyase-like isoform X2, whose amino-acid sequence is MATVWRKLLFNKPGVRLDLTLQSGQSFRWKETAPGEWTSVICGFVWILKQLEQGEILYRVYKSSNGPHSSRGKRVLEEVQISSESEKDKGSKIYESILRDYFQVDDVDVEILFDQWKTSDPHFAKVSDEFRGVRVLRQDPVENLFSFICSSNNNIPRISGMVEKLCQAYGQKLGELHGVTYFTFPCLKDLTGAKVEENLRKMGFGYRAKFISQSACFILKHHDSGWLEKLRSVSYEEAHAALCELPGVGAKVADCVCLMSLDKTEAVPVDTHVWQLTTKHYMPHLQKTKSLTTKMYKEIGDHYRFLFGKYAGWAQSRSVETESSSMSSPQPSTAKKRKCK